One genomic segment of Kocuria rhizophila DC2201 includes these proteins:
- a CDS encoding Rieske (2Fe-2S) protein, whose amino-acid sequence MTSSQHDAAAQPAPGPAQQPAPGTARSRGEHGGTATNTAPSRRRAVGMAGVAAAGAVALSACGSGKSGGSSTPGAPSGPTDVAAAADVPVGSGVKVDASGVQAVVAQPSKGTFTAYSPVCPHQGCAVNPSGKTFVCPCHSSVFDTATGDVTSGPATTGLTPYPVKVEKGRVIVG is encoded by the coding sequence ATGACCAGCAGCCAGCACGACGCCGCAGCACAGCCCGCACCCGGGCCCGCCCAGCAACCCGCGCCCGGAACCGCACGCTCCCGTGGGGAGCACGGTGGGACCGCCACGAACACCGCTCCCTCACGACGCCGCGCGGTCGGGATGGCGGGCGTCGCGGCCGCCGGCGCCGTGGCCCTGAGTGCCTGCGGCTCCGGCAAGAGCGGCGGCTCCTCCACACCCGGTGCCCCGAGCGGACCCACCGACGTGGCCGCTGCCGCGGACGTCCCCGTGGGCTCCGGCGTGAAGGTGGACGCCTCCGGCGTGCAGGCCGTGGTGGCCCAGCCGAGCAAGGGGACGTTCACCGCCTACTCCCCCGTGTGCCCGCACCAGGGCTGCGCGGTGAATCCGTCCGGGAAGACGTTCGTGTGCCCGTGCCACAGCTCCGTGTTCGACACCGCCACCGGTGACGTGACGAGCGGACCCGCCACCACGGGGCTCACCCCGTACCCCGTGAAGGTCGAGAAGGGCCGTGTGATCGTCGGCTGA
- the dxs gene encoding 1-deoxy-D-xylulose-5-phosphate synthase → MTLLESIEGPEDLKGLDAAAMEQLAGEIRDFLISHVSATGGHLGPNLGVVELTLAVHRVFSSPRDSVVFDTGHQSYVHKLLTGRQDFDTLRQEGGLAGYPSRAESEHDIVESSHASSSLSWADGISRGYALTGQHDRHTVAVIGDGALTGGMAWEAVNNIASDRDRKVVIVVNDNGRSYAPTVGGFANHLKDLQASVQQGVDAVRTDRRYEQTLAKAKHLLTASGHLGQAVYRGLHGMKQGIKDVVIPQGIFEDLGMKYVGPVDGHDLAAMEQALTNARNFGGPVIVHAITEKGHGYLPARLDENDQFHSVPVIDPATGKPTGAASARTWTHVFRDEIAAIADERPDVVGITGAMLIPMGLQKMQLAHPERVVDVGIAEQHALTMAAGMAFSGLHPVVGLYATFLNRGFDQLLMDVALHHAGVTVVLDRAGVTGPDGPSHHGMWDLALLQIVPGLHLAAPRDEATMVEELREAVAVSDAPTVVRYPKGAVGAPLPALERFPDGVDVLARNGEAGGPQGEQRDVLIVGVGAMCVTALEVSERLAAHGVSSTVLDPRWVLPVADSVVRTAARHRIVVVIEDGVRAGGIGSLIRQQMRAQGVDTALNEVGLPTEFLEHASRDQILEHTGVTAQRIAQDTLASVLGTRVPYARPAHDDAAAPVSSSGPEPR, encoded by the coding sequence ATGACGCTTCTGGAGAGCATCGAGGGACCCGAGGACCTGAAGGGTCTGGACGCCGCGGCCATGGAGCAGCTGGCCGGCGAGATCCGTGACTTCCTCATCAGCCACGTCTCGGCCACGGGGGGCCACCTGGGCCCGAACCTGGGGGTCGTGGAGCTCACGCTCGCCGTGCACCGCGTGTTCTCCTCGCCCCGGGACTCCGTGGTCTTCGACACCGGCCACCAGTCCTACGTGCACAAGCTGCTCACGGGCCGCCAGGACTTCGACACGCTGCGCCAGGAGGGCGGGCTCGCGGGCTACCCCTCCCGCGCCGAGTCCGAGCACGACATCGTGGAGTCCTCCCACGCGTCCTCCTCGCTGTCCTGGGCGGACGGGATCTCCCGCGGCTACGCGCTCACGGGCCAGCACGACCGCCACACCGTGGCCGTGATCGGGGACGGCGCCCTCACCGGTGGCATGGCGTGGGAGGCCGTGAACAACATCGCCTCGGACCGCGACCGCAAGGTCGTGATCGTGGTCAACGACAACGGCCGCTCCTACGCGCCCACGGTGGGCGGTTTCGCCAACCACCTCAAGGATCTGCAGGCCAGTGTGCAGCAGGGCGTGGACGCCGTGCGCACGGACCGCCGCTACGAGCAGACGCTGGCGAAGGCCAAGCACCTGCTGACCGCGTCCGGGCACCTGGGCCAGGCGGTCTACCGCGGGCTGCACGGGATGAAGCAGGGCATCAAGGACGTGGTGATCCCGCAGGGGATCTTCGAGGACCTCGGCATGAAGTACGTGGGCCCCGTGGACGGACACGACCTCGCGGCCATGGAGCAGGCACTGACCAACGCCCGCAACTTCGGCGGTCCGGTGATCGTGCACGCCATCACGGAGAAGGGCCACGGCTACCTCCCCGCCCGCCTGGACGAGAACGACCAGTTCCACTCGGTGCCGGTGATCGACCCGGCCACGGGCAAGCCCACCGGCGCGGCCTCCGCGCGCACCTGGACGCACGTGTTCCGTGACGAGATCGCGGCGATCGCGGACGAGCGCCCGGACGTCGTGGGGATCACCGGCGCCATGCTGATCCCCATGGGCCTGCAGAAGATGCAGCTGGCCCACCCCGAGCGCGTGGTGGACGTGGGGATCGCGGAGCAGCACGCCCTGACCATGGCCGCGGGCATGGCCTTCAGCGGCCTGCACCCGGTGGTGGGTCTCTACGCCACGTTCCTCAACCGCGGTTTCGACCAGCTGCTCATGGACGTGGCCCTGCACCACGCCGGTGTCACCGTGGTGCTCGACCGCGCGGGGGTCACCGGCCCGGACGGGCCCAGTCACCACGGGATGTGGGACCTCGCGCTGCTGCAGATCGTGCCGGGGCTGCACCTGGCCGCCCCGCGCGACGAGGCCACGATGGTCGAGGAGCTGCGGGAGGCCGTGGCCGTCTCGGACGCGCCCACCGTGGTGCGCTACCCCAAGGGCGCGGTGGGCGCCCCGCTGCCGGCCCTGGAACGCTTCCCGGACGGGGTGGACGTGCTGGCCCGCAACGGCGAGGCCGGCGGTCCGCAGGGCGAGCAGCGCGACGTGCTGATCGTGGGGGTGGGCGCCATGTGCGTGACCGCCCTGGAGGTCTCCGAGCGGCTCGCGGCCCACGGGGTGTCCTCCACGGTGCTCGACCCCCGGTGGGTGCTGCCCGTCGCGGACTCGGTCGTCCGCACCGCGGCACGGCACCGGATCGTGGTGGTGATCGAGGACGGTGTGCGGGCCGGGGGCATCGGGTCCCTGATCCGCCAGCAGATGCGCGCCCAGGGGGTGGACACCGCTCTCAACGAGGTGGGTCTGCCCACGGAGTTCCTGGAGCACGCCAGCCGCGACCAGATCCTCGAGCACACCGGGGTCACCGCCCAGCGCATCGCCCAGGACACGCTGGCCTCCGTGCTCGGCACCCGGGTGCCCTACGCCCGGCCCGCCCACGACGACGCCGCCGCGCCCGTGTCCTCCTCCGGCCCCGAGCCGCGCTGA
- the acnA gene encoding aconitate hydratase AcnA — protein MPGRGRGTGYTGRDRSTCTGAQVCTVRAERNRRWREEFHTMTVDSFGAKGVLNVKGTDYEIFRLNAVEGAEKLPYSLKVLLENLLRTEDGANVTSKHIEALGSWDPSAQPDTEIQFTPGRVIMQDFTGVPCIVDLATMREAVADLGGDPSRVNPLAPAELVIDHSVQIDAFGSADAIERNMDIEYQRNGERYQFLRWGQTAFDDFKVVPPGMGIVHQVNIENLARVVMTREVDGTVRAYPDTCVGTDSHTTMENGIGVLGWGVGGIEAEAAMLGQPISMLIPRVVGFKLTGEIPSGATATDVVLTITEMLREHGVVGKFVEFYGEGVAAVPLANRATIGNMSPEFGSTAAIFPIDQVTLDYLALTGRSEEQIALIEAYTKEQGMWHDPEHEVAYSEYLELDLSTVVPSISGPKRPQDRIELTRSKEQFRDDLVNYVAEDKSVEADPDVVESFPASDAPSHDATDEQDPQDAPRESSANDLRERAEHRVEVSMEDGRSFELDHGAVSIASITSCTNTSNPSVMMAAAVLARNATEKGLKAKPWVKTSIAPGSRVVTEYYEKSGLLPALEELGFYIVGYGCTTCIGNSGPLEPEISQAVQDNDLAVTSVLSGNRNFEGRINPDVKMNYLASPPLVIAYALAGTMDFDFENEPLGQDSNGQDVFLKDIWPGPTEVQKIIDASIDTGMFDREYGTIFDGDERWQNLDTPTGDVFEWDPESTYVRKPPYFDGMTMETIPVEDIEGARVLLKLGDSVTTDHISPAGSFKSDTPAGKYLTEHGVQRKDFNSYGSRRGNHEVMIRGTFANIRIKNQLLDGVEGGFTRDFTQEGGPQAAVYDAAMNYQEAGVPLVVLGGKEYGSGSSRDWAAKGTSLLGVRAVIAQSYERIHRSNLIGMGVLPLQFPEGESADSLGLDGTETFSIEGVTALNDGQTPKTLKVTATKEDGSTVEFDAVLRIDTPGEADYYRNGGILQYVLRQIAK, from the coding sequence ATGCCGGGGCGCGGGCGTGGCACGGGCTACACTGGCAGGGACCGTTCCACGTGCACGGGGGCGCAAGTCTGCACCGTGCGCGCAGAACGTAACCGACGGTGGCGAGAGGAGTTCCACACCATGACTGTGGACAGCTTTGGAGCCAAGGGCGTTCTCAACGTCAAGGGCACCGACTACGAAATTTTCCGACTGAACGCCGTGGAGGGAGCCGAGAAGCTCCCCTACAGCCTGAAGGTCCTGCTCGAGAACCTGCTGCGCACCGAGGACGGTGCCAACGTCACGAGCAAGCACATCGAGGCCCTGGGGTCCTGGGACCCCAGCGCCCAGCCCGACACGGAGATCCAGTTCACCCCTGGTCGCGTGATCATGCAGGACTTCACCGGCGTGCCCTGCATCGTGGACCTCGCCACCATGCGCGAGGCCGTCGCGGACCTCGGGGGAGACCCCTCCCGCGTGAACCCGCTCGCTCCGGCCGAGCTGGTCATCGACCACTCGGTGCAGATCGACGCTTTCGGCTCCGCCGACGCGATCGAGCGCAACATGGACATCGAGTACCAGCGCAACGGCGAGCGCTACCAGTTCCTGCGCTGGGGTCAGACCGCGTTCGATGACTTCAAGGTGGTGCCGCCCGGAATGGGCATCGTGCACCAGGTCAACATCGAGAACCTGGCCCGCGTGGTCATGACCCGCGAGGTGGACGGCACCGTGCGCGCGTACCCGGACACCTGCGTGGGCACCGACTCCCACACCACCATGGAGAACGGCATCGGCGTGCTCGGCTGGGGTGTGGGCGGCATCGAGGCCGAGGCCGCGATGCTCGGTCAGCCCATCTCCATGCTGATCCCGCGCGTGGTGGGCTTCAAGCTCACCGGCGAGATCCCCTCCGGTGCGACCGCCACGGACGTGGTGCTGACCATCACGGAGATGCTGCGTGAGCACGGCGTGGTGGGCAAGTTCGTGGAGTTCTACGGTGAGGGCGTGGCAGCGGTGCCGCTGGCCAACCGCGCCACGATCGGCAACATGTCCCCGGAGTTCGGTTCCACCGCGGCGATCTTCCCGATCGACCAGGTGACCCTGGACTACCTGGCGCTCACGGGCCGCTCCGAGGAGCAGATCGCCCTGATCGAGGCGTACACCAAGGAACAGGGCATGTGGCACGACCCCGAGCACGAGGTCGCCTACTCCGAGTACCTCGAGTTGGACCTGTCCACCGTGGTCCCCTCGATCTCCGGGCCCAAGCGTCCCCAGGACCGCATCGAGCTGACCCGCTCCAAGGAACAGTTCCGCGACGACCTCGTGAACTACGTGGCCGAGGACAAGTCCGTGGAGGCGGACCCGGACGTCGTCGAGTCCTTCCCGGCGTCCGACGCCCCGTCTCACGACGCCACCGACGAGCAGGACCCCCAGGACGCACCGCGCGAGAGCTCCGCGAACGACCTGCGGGAGCGCGCCGAGCACCGCGTGGAGGTCTCCATGGAGGACGGGCGTTCCTTCGAGCTGGACCACGGTGCCGTGTCGATCGCCTCGATCACGTCCTGCACCAACACGTCCAACCCCTCGGTCATGATGGCCGCGGCCGTGCTCGCGCGCAACGCCACGGAGAAGGGCCTCAAGGCCAAGCCGTGGGTCAAGACCTCGATCGCCCCGGGCTCGCGCGTGGTCACCGAGTACTACGAGAAGTCCGGTCTGCTCCCGGCCCTCGAGGAGCTCGGCTTCTACATCGTGGGTTACGGCTGCACCACGTGCATCGGTAACTCCGGGCCCCTGGAGCCCGAGATCTCCCAGGCCGTGCAGGACAACGATCTCGCGGTGACCTCGGTGCTCTCCGGTAACCGCAACTTCGAGGGCCGGATCAACCCGGACGTGAAGATGAACTACCTCGCGTCCCCGCCGCTGGTCATCGCGTACGCGCTGGCCGGGACCATGGACTTCGACTTCGAGAACGAGCCCCTGGGCCAGGACTCGAACGGTCAGGACGTGTTCCTCAAGGACATCTGGCCGGGTCCCACCGAGGTCCAGAAGATCATCGACGCCTCGATCGACACGGGCATGTTCGACCGCGAGTACGGCACCATCTTCGACGGTGACGAGCGTTGGCAGAACCTGGACACCCCCACGGGTGACGTGTTCGAATGGGACCCCGAGTCCACCTACGTACGCAAGCCACCGTACTTCGACGGCATGACCATGGAGACCATCCCGGTGGAGGACATCGAGGGCGCGCGCGTGCTGCTCAAGCTGGGCGATTCCGTGACCACGGACCACATCTCCCCGGCTGGCTCGTTCAAGTCCGACACCCCCGCGGGTAAGTACCTCACCGAGCACGGCGTGCAGCGCAAGGACTTCAACTCCTACGGTTCCCGCCGCGGCAACCACGAGGTCATGATCCGCGGTACGTTCGCGAACATCCGGATCAAGAACCAGCTGCTCGACGGTGTGGAGGGCGGTTTCACCCGCGACTTCACCCAGGAGGGTGGCCCGCAGGCCGCTGTGTACGACGCCGCCATGAACTACCAGGAGGCCGGCGTGCCCCTGGTGGTGCTGGGCGGCAAGGAGTACGGCTCCGGTTCCTCGCGCGACTGGGCGGCCAAGGGCACGTCCCTGCTGGGCGTGCGCGCGGTCATCGCGCAGTCCTACGAGCGCATCCACCGCTCCAACCTGATCGGCATGGGTGTGCTGCCCCTGCAGTTCCCCGAGGGCGAGTCCGCGGACTCCCTGGGGTTGGATGGCACCGAGACCTTCTCGATCGAAGGGGTCACTGCGCTCAACGACGGCCAGACCCCCAAGACCCTCAAGGTCACCGCCACCAAGGAGGACGGCTCCACCGTGGAGTTCGACGCCGTGCTGCGCATCGACACCCCGGGTGAGGCGGACTACTACCGCAACGGCGGCATCCTGCAGTACGTGCTGCGCCAGATCGCCAAGTAG
- a CDS encoding class I SAM-dependent RNA methyltransferase, whose product MTQTPHTLELRLGDVAHGGHVVARTDEGRVVFVRHGLPGELVRVRLSDAQPEASYWRGDAVEVLEPAAGRRGQHVWSQADAALADSRGTAPVGGAEFGHVELTLQRELKTRVLAEQLEHLAGHTWDGSVQATAHERADGTGWRTRLHLDVAADGRAGMHPHRSDELVAVTDMPLATDAIRELAPWSLRLPGAERVDVAAPSNGLCALLHVSLRPDTSEPQIDALRGELTQWGEEHGVSVTARSADHRRIATWAGEPGVCETLELPGLDGSGPRRLQWRVSPTGFWQIHREAPETLSRAVLEAARLEPGETVWDLYSGAGLFTAVAADAVGERGRVFAVEGSPVTSADAAHNLAGAPHVTGVRGDVARVLTGRGGARRGDRRRGGGWAASSRDARTAAPPRPDAVIMDPPRAGAAKEVLAAVDQAGPRRIVYVACDPAALGRDLGRLRRRGWRIEDVSGFDLYPNTHHVEAVALLRRDA is encoded by the coding sequence ATGACACAGACCCCGCACACGCTCGAGCTGCGCCTGGGGGACGTGGCCCACGGGGGTCACGTGGTGGCCCGCACGGACGAGGGCCGCGTGGTGTTCGTGCGCCACGGGCTGCCCGGGGAGCTCGTGCGCGTACGGCTCAGCGACGCCCAGCCCGAGGCCTCCTACTGGCGCGGTGACGCGGTCGAGGTGCTGGAGCCCGCGGCGGGCCGGCGGGGCCAGCACGTCTGGTCCCAAGCCGACGCCGCCCTGGCGGACTCCCGGGGCACGGCACCCGTGGGCGGTGCCGAGTTCGGGCACGTGGAACTGACCCTGCAGCGCGAGCTCAAGACCCGGGTGCTCGCCGAGCAGCTCGAGCACCTCGCGGGCCACACGTGGGACGGCAGCGTGCAGGCCACCGCGCACGAGCGCGCGGACGGCACCGGCTGGCGCACGCGGCTGCACCTGGACGTCGCGGCGGACGGCCGGGCGGGGATGCACCCCCACCGCTCGGACGAGCTCGTGGCGGTCACGGACATGCCCCTGGCCACGGACGCGATCCGCGAGCTCGCCCCGTGGTCCCTGCGGCTGCCGGGGGCCGAGCGCGTGGACGTCGCCGCGCCGTCGAACGGGCTGTGCGCGCTGCTGCACGTGAGCCTGCGCCCAGACACGAGTGAGCCGCAGATCGACGCGCTGCGCGGTGAGCTCACGCAGTGGGGCGAGGAGCACGGGGTGTCCGTGACCGCGCGCTCGGCGGACCATCGCCGGATCGCCACGTGGGCCGGCGAGCCCGGTGTGTGCGAGACGCTCGAGCTCCCGGGCCTCGACGGATCCGGGCCCCGGCGGCTGCAGTGGCGGGTGAGCCCCACGGGGTTCTGGCAGATCCACCGCGAGGCCCCTGAGACCCTGTCCCGCGCCGTGCTCGAGGCCGCGCGGCTGGAGCCGGGGGAGACGGTCTGGGACCTCTACAGCGGGGCCGGGCTGTTCACGGCGGTCGCCGCCGACGCCGTGGGGGAGCGCGGGCGCGTCTTCGCCGTGGAGGGCTCCCCGGTGACCTCCGCCGACGCCGCCCACAACCTCGCCGGGGCCCCGCACGTCACGGGCGTGCGCGGGGACGTGGCCCGGGTGCTCACCGGACGCGGCGGCGCCCGGCGCGGTGACCGGCGCCGGGGAGGCGGTTGGGCGGCGTCGTCCCGGGACGCGCGCACCGCGGCACCCCCGCGGCCCGACGCCGTGATCATGGATCCGCCGCGTGCGGGTGCCGCGAAGGAGGTGCTCGCGGCGGTGGACCAGGCCGGGCCGCGGCGGATCGTGTACGTGGCGTGCGATCCGGCAGCACTCGGGCGCGACCTCGGGCGGCTGCGGCGCCGCGGCTGGCGGATCGAGGACGTCTCCGGCTTCGACCTGTACCCCAACACCCACCACGTGGAGGCCGTGGCGCTGCTGCGCCGGGACGCGTGA
- a CDS encoding APC family permease, whose translation MYVSQFVRRALVGKPLHNERAAGTVLSKGTALPVFASDALSSVAYAPDEIVLTLALAGSAAIVVSPWVGLAVLVVLAVIITAYRQNVRAYPSGGADFEIASKNLGRPAGAAVGAALLVDYTLVVAVSMAAAAQYLAAVFPWLVGHRTVVAVVGIALVGLLNLRGLKFMGRASSVPTYAFLVVVLLLIVVGVVQDVTGALGPAPSAAYDVLPAEGMDSGLVGLAGAMLVLRAFSSGAVAVTGVETITHSVPYFRKPKALNAARTLAVLGALSAVLLLGVLYLTRRTGVVVVMDPARQLLIGGHAPDASFYQVPVLAQIAQAVTGADSVWVVVLALATVGVLFMAANTAYSGFPVLASRLASSALLPRQLQSRGDRFAFTNGIVLLSVVAAGFTLVFGANVNALIQLYVVGAFFAFTLTQAGMVRHWTRVRRTRTSRTTNRQFALRLGVAAIALVACAAVFVVILVTKFVQGAWLTIVAIALTTVFMRAIAHHYRSVDAELAVHPDSMVRALPSRVHSIIVVTSVRKPVVRALTYARASRPSTLEAVVVDTDRTRTQEIVRQWQSLEIPVPITVLASPYRDTVGPVVAHIRGIRRKSPRDLVIVYLPEYVVGRGWERFLHNQAIRPLRTRLHYERGVMIASVPWHLESVRELQLTENSR comes from the coding sequence GTGTATGTGTCCCAGTTCGTCCGCCGCGCGCTCGTGGGCAAGCCGCTCCACAACGAGCGCGCCGCGGGCACCGTGCTCTCGAAGGGCACGGCCCTGCCCGTGTTCGCCTCAGACGCGCTGTCCTCGGTCGCGTACGCCCCGGACGAGATCGTCCTGACGCTCGCGCTCGCGGGCTCCGCCGCGATCGTCGTCTCCCCGTGGGTGGGGCTCGCGGTGCTCGTGGTGCTGGCCGTGATCATCACCGCCTACCGCCAGAACGTGAGGGCCTACCCATCCGGCGGGGCCGACTTCGAGATCGCGTCCAAGAACCTGGGTCGTCCCGCCGGGGCGGCCGTGGGGGCCGCGCTGCTCGTGGACTACACGCTGGTGGTGGCCGTGTCGATGGCCGCCGCCGCCCAGTACCTCGCCGCGGTGTTCCCCTGGCTCGTGGGGCACCGCACGGTGGTCGCCGTGGTGGGGATCGCCCTGGTGGGACTGCTGAACCTGCGCGGGCTGAAGTTCATGGGCCGGGCGTCCTCCGTGCCCACGTACGCGTTCTTGGTGGTGGTGCTGCTGCTCATCGTGGTCGGTGTGGTGCAGGACGTCACCGGGGCGCTGGGCCCCGCGCCGTCGGCGGCCTACGACGTGCTGCCCGCCGAGGGCATGGACTCCGGACTGGTGGGGCTCGCGGGCGCCATGCTCGTGCTGCGGGCCTTCTCCTCCGGGGCGGTGGCCGTGACCGGGGTGGAGACCATCACGCACTCCGTGCCCTACTTCCGCAAGCCCAAGGCGCTCAACGCCGCGCGGACCCTCGCCGTCCTCGGTGCCCTCTCCGCCGTGCTGCTGCTGGGCGTGCTCTACCTCACCCGCCGCACGGGCGTGGTGGTGGTCATGGACCCCGCGCGGCAGCTGCTGATCGGGGGCCACGCCCCGGACGCGTCCTTCTACCAGGTCCCGGTGCTGGCGCAGATCGCCCAGGCCGTCACGGGTGCGGACTCCGTGTGGGTCGTGGTGCTCGCCCTGGCCACGGTGGGGGTGCTGTTCATGGCCGCCAACACCGCCTACTCGGGCTTCCCGGTGCTCGCGTCCCGCCTGGCGTCCTCCGCCCTGCTGCCGCGGCAGCTGCAGAGCCGCGGGGACCGGTTCGCGTTCACCAACGGCATCGTGCTGCTGTCCGTGGTGGCGGCCGGGTTCACGCTCGTGTTCGGGGCAAACGTCAACGCGCTGATCCAGCTGTACGTGGTGGGGGCGTTCTTCGCGTTCACCCTGACCCAGGCGGGCATGGTCCGGCACTGGACCCGCGTGCGGCGCACCCGCACGTCGCGCACCACCAACCGCCAGTTCGCGCTGCGCCTCGGCGTGGCGGCGATCGCGCTGGTAGCGTGCGCGGCGGTGTTCGTGGTGATCCTCGTGACCAAGTTCGTGCAGGGGGCGTGGCTGACCATCGTGGCGATCGCGCTCACCACGGTGTTCATGCGCGCGATCGCCCACCACTACCGCTCGGTGGACGCCGAGCTTGCCGTGCACCCGGACTCGATGGTGCGTGCCCTGCCCTCGCGCGTGCACTCGATCATCGTGGTCACCTCCGTGCGCAAGCCCGTGGTGCGCGCGCTGACCTACGCCCGGGCGTCCCGGCCCTCGACGCTCGAGGCCGTGGTGGTGGACACGGACCGCACCCGCACGCAGGAGATCGTGCGGCAGTGGCAGTCCCTGGAGATCCCCGTGCCCATCACCGTGCTGGCCTCCCCCTACCGGGACACCGTGGGCCCGGTGGTCGCCCACATCCGTGGCATCCGGCGCAAGTCCCCGCGCGACCTCGTGATCGTCTACCTCCCGGAGTACGTGGTGGGCCGCGGGTGGGAGCGCTTCCTGCACAACCAGGCCATCCGCCCCCTGCGGACCCGGCTGCACTACGAACGCGGAGTCATGATCGCCTCCGTGCCCTGGCACCTGGAATCGGTGCGCGAACTGCAACTCACGGAGAACTCCCGATGA
- a CDS encoding potassium channel family protein translates to MAHFVIMGVGRVGITLAHALEDSGHTVAVIDQDDRAFRKLRPSFSGKKVTGHGFDREVLQRAGIAEAYAFAAVSSGDNSNIIAARVARETFKVKHVVARIYDPTRAEFYQRMGIPTVASVRWSADQVLRRILPEHAITGDFREASGRLQLGELPLDDSWSGLHLDRIEEAAGVRIAFVTRFGEGILPASDTSYQQGDIVHAMMRVEDVERVARVLSRPPSDEVMEAVALAATQDSRGRG, encoded by the coding sequence ATGGCGCATTTCGTGATCATGGGTGTGGGCAGGGTGGGGATCACCCTCGCGCACGCCCTGGAGGACTCCGGGCACACCGTGGCGGTGATCGACCAGGACGACCGGGCGTTCCGCAAGCTGCGGCCCTCGTTCTCGGGCAAGAAGGTCACCGGACACGGCTTCGACCGCGAGGTGCTCCAGCGCGCCGGGATCGCCGAGGCGTACGCCTTCGCTGCGGTCTCCAGCGGGGACAACTCCAACATCATCGCCGCGCGGGTGGCCCGTGAGACCTTCAAGGTCAAGCACGTGGTGGCGCGGATCTACGATCCCACCCGCGCCGAGTTCTACCAGCGCATGGGCATCCCCACCGTGGCGTCGGTGCGCTGGAGCGCGGACCAGGTGTTGCGGCGGATCCTGCCCGAGCACGCCATCACCGGGGACTTCCGGGAGGCCTCCGGGCGGCTGCAGCTCGGGGAGCTGCCCCTGGACGACTCCTGGTCGGGGCTGCACCTGGACCGCATCGAGGAGGCGGCCGGGGTGCGGATCGCGTTCGTCACCCGGTTCGGGGAGGGCATCCTCCCGGCCAGCGACACCAGCTACCAGCAAGGAGACATCGTGCACGCCATGATGCGCGTGGAGGACGTGGAGCGGGTTGCCCGTGTCCTGTCCCGTCCGCCGTCGGACGAGGTCATGGAGGCCGTGGCCCTGGCCGCGACCCAGGACTCGCGGGGGCGTGGCTGA
- a CDS encoding potassium channel family protein: MHVVIVGGGSVGSSIARELLSHGHDVVVVDATAEVIGRSNLRGAQWVVGDACDLDVLQRARAEEADVVVAATGDDRANLVVSLLARSEFGVPRTVGRVNNPKNEWLFDDAWGVDVAVSTPRLMTALVEEAVEIGDVVRLLSFQTGAATLSAYTVPREHPVVASTVSQVPWPPDVALVAILRDGVPIAPSGDDLLEGGDELFFITTAEGEEQLRAMFTTARDVNLQAALDEGGSTAIPPTARRRTAEPPSPAG; encoded by the coding sequence ATGCACGTGGTCATCGTGGGCGGGGGCTCCGTGGGCTCCTCGATCGCCCGGGAGCTGCTCTCGCACGGCCACGACGTGGTGGTGGTGGACGCCACCGCCGAGGTGATCGGCCGCTCCAACCTGCGCGGCGCGCAGTGGGTCGTGGGGGACGCGTGCGACCTCGACGTGCTCCAACGCGCGCGGGCGGAGGAGGCGGACGTGGTGGTCGCGGCCACCGGGGACGACAGGGCCAACCTGGTGGTCTCCCTGCTCGCGCGCAGCGAGTTCGGCGTGCCGCGCACCGTGGGCCGCGTGAACAACCCCAAGAACGAGTGGCTCTTCGACGACGCCTGGGGCGTGGACGTGGCGGTGTCCACCCCCCGGCTGATGACGGCGCTCGTGGAGGAGGCCGTGGAGATCGGGGACGTGGTGCGGTTGCTGAGCTTCCAGACCGGGGCGGCCACGCTGTCCGCCTACACGGTCCCGCGCGAGCACCCCGTGGTGGCCAGCACGGTGTCCCAGGTGCCGTGGCCCCCGGACGTGGCGCTCGTGGCCATCCTGCGCGACGGCGTGCCCATCGCCCCCTCGGGCGACGACCTGCTGGAGGGCGGGGACGAGCTGTTCTTCATCACCACCGCGGAGGGTGAGGAGCAGCTGCGGGCCATGTTCACCACGGCCCGGGACGTCAACCTGCAGGCGGCACTTGACGAGGGCGGCTCCACAGCCATCCCACCCACAGCACGGCGGCGTACAGCGGAGCCCCCATCACCAGCCGGGTGA